A genomic region of Zingiber officinale cultivar Zhangliang unplaced genomic scaffold, Zo_v1.1 ctg133, whole genome shotgun sequence contains the following coding sequences:
- the LOC122036133 gene encoding protein N-lysine methyltransferase METTL21A-like isoform X1 has translation MEDDRLNSPNTSAVTLEVLGHRLHLSQDPNSKHLGTTVWDASMVFVKFLEKNCRKGRFCPSKLKGKRVIELGAGCGLAGLGMALLGCNVTSTDQTEVLPLLMRNAERNSCWITQANPDSGSASFGCITVAELDWGNEDHIRAVEPPFDFILGTDVVYTEHLLEPLLQTILALSGPRTVILLGYEVRSTTVHDRMMDMWKENFIVKTIPKAKMDSKYQHPSIQLFMMEVKDQSRYRHTGVNQVPESSHRSDEDDQNHEADVHDQTTSENIVKSESGKTVDDWEIRRLGSMAARLLRDVKIT, from the exons ATGGAAGACGATCG GTTGAATTCGCCCAACACTTCAGCTGTGACACTTGAAGTCTTAGGTCATCGTCTGCATTTATCACAG GATCCTAATTCAAAGCATTTGGGTACCACAGTTTGGGATGCTTCAATGGTGTTTGTCAAATTTTTG GAAAAAAATTGTCGTAAAGGAAGGTTTTGCCCatcaaaattaaaaggaaaacgTGTCATTGAACTTGGAGCGGGTTGTGGCTTAGCTGGACTTG GAATGGCATTGTTAGGGTGCAATGTAACATCAACTGACCAAACTGAGGTGTTACCATTGCTGATGAGGAATGCAGAGCGCAACTCTTGTTGGATTACTCAAGCAAATCCTGATTCAG GTTCTGCATCATTTGGTTGCATTACAGTTGCAGAACTGGACTGGGGAAACGAAGATCATATCCGAGCTGTTGAACCTCCTTTTGATTTCATTCTTGGGACCGATGTG GTTTACACAGAGCATTTGCTGGAACCCTTACTACAGACTATTTTGGCTTTATCAGGACCAAGGACAGTTATACTG TTAGGTTATGAGGTTCGTTCCACGACGGTCCATGATAGGATGATGGATATGTGGAAAGAAAATTTCATAGTGAAAACGATCCCAAAGGCAAAG ATGGATAGCAAGTATCAACATCCAAGTATTCAGCTCTTCATGATGGAAGTGAAAGATCAATCCAGATACCGCCACACTGGGGTAAATCAGGTTCCAGAGTCTAGTCACAGAAGCGATGAAGATGATCAAAACCATGAAGCAGATGTTCACGATCAGACAACTAGCGAAAATATTGTGAAATCAGAATCTGGGAAGACTGTTGATGACTGGGAGATCAGAAGACTGGGATCAATGGCTGCTCGACTTCTACGAGATGTTAAGATAACGTAG
- the LOC122036133 gene encoding protein N-lysine methyltransferase METTL21A-like isoform X2 produces MVFVKFLEKNCRKGRFCPSKLKGKRVIELGAGCGLAGLGMALLGCNVTSTDQTEVLPLLMRNAERNSCWITQANPDSGSASFGCITVAELDWGNEDHIRAVEPPFDFILGTDVVYTEHLLEPLLQTILALSGPRTVILLGYEVRSTTVHDRMMDMWKENFIVKTIPKAKMDSKYQHPSIQLFMMEVKDQSRYRHTGVNQVPESSHRSDEDDQNHEADVHDQTTSENIVKSESGKTVDDWEIRRLGSMAARLLRDVKIT; encoded by the exons ATGGTGTTTGTCAAATTTTTG GAAAAAAATTGTCGTAAAGGAAGGTTTTGCCCatcaaaattaaaaggaaaacgTGTCATTGAACTTGGAGCGGGTTGTGGCTTAGCTGGACTTG GAATGGCATTGTTAGGGTGCAATGTAACATCAACTGACCAAACTGAGGTGTTACCATTGCTGATGAGGAATGCAGAGCGCAACTCTTGTTGGATTACTCAAGCAAATCCTGATTCAG GTTCTGCATCATTTGGTTGCATTACAGTTGCAGAACTGGACTGGGGAAACGAAGATCATATCCGAGCTGTTGAACCTCCTTTTGATTTCATTCTTGGGACCGATGTG GTTTACACAGAGCATTTGCTGGAACCCTTACTACAGACTATTTTGGCTTTATCAGGACCAAGGACAGTTATACTG TTAGGTTATGAGGTTCGTTCCACGACGGTCCATGATAGGATGATGGATATGTGGAAAGAAAATTTCATAGTGAAAACGATCCCAAAGGCAAAG ATGGATAGCAAGTATCAACATCCAAGTATTCAGCTCTTCATGATGGAAGTGAAAGATCAATCCAGATACCGCCACACTGGGGTAAATCAGGTTCCAGAGTCTAGTCACAGAAGCGATGAAGATGATCAAAACCATGAAGCAGATGTTCACGATCAGACAACTAGCGAAAATATTGTGAAATCAGAATCTGGGAAGACTGTTGATGACTGGGAGATCAGAAGACTGGGATCAATGGCTGCTCGACTTCTACGAGATGTTAAGATAACGTAG